A section of the Parasteatoda tepidariorum isolate YZ-2023 chromosome 6, CAS_Ptep_4.0, whole genome shotgun sequence genome encodes:
- the LOC107452057 gene encoding uncharacterized protein isoform X3, which yields MIKKYCIVSKAFKNCMEVGLNPIKEIDTPLEIRIRANPKIIKKTKKFEKNEKEKLAQKKKHMKYYKNYDKKDDKYIMTDERKLSAKSGQTITVIDSRYKRNKRSFSHEESDEPSDSSADKSNNVFDSDGRVKRRHDTSDYTEEDYTEEEEESSRSIEDPSEEDEASLESDPEPEASEELSDEASDVSESIDADEMIVDPLLDSNPSHSNAGELMVGSAEDSPYLWTNCRLPDRASNAEILCKKWPHAISCHLYCAHGYTFREGIKRKTHCRFTEGKWTKKFEQCQPFIDCTVILEEPGTLSCTTHHLKQGTTCTISCNRSSKEESVEKQKYTCTNDGRFSPSLPHCANQEGIDVVKPPSVTQHRDVIYPDKYPSSIESDYTN from the exons TTCGCATTCGAGCAA atcctaagataattaaaaaaaccaaaaaatttgaaaagaatgaaaaagaaaagctggcacagaaaaagaaacatatgaaGTATTACAAGAATTATGACAAAAAgg ATGACAAATATATTATGACAGATGAAAGGAAATTGTCTGCAAAATCAG GGCAAACAATCACAGTTATTGATTCGaggtataaaagaaataaacgatCTTTTTCTCACGAAGAGTCTGATGAACCTAGCGACAGCAGCGCCGACAAATCAAATAATGTTTTCGATTCCGATGGCAGGGTTAAGAGAAGGCATGATACGAGTGATTATACTGAAGAAGATTATACCGAAGAAGAAGAAGAGTCTTCACGAAGTATCGAAGATCCTTCAGAAGAGGATGAGGCTTCTCTGGAATCTGATCCAGAGCCTGAAGCTTCAGAGGAATTATCCGATGAGGCCAGTGATGTAAGCGAATCAATAGATGCAGATGAAATGATAGTAGACCCCCTCCTAGACAGCAATCCATCTCATTCCAATGCTGGAGAACTTATGGTAGGATCAGCAGAAGATTCTCCTTATCTCTGGACCAATTGCAGATTACCCGATCGTGCAAGTAATGCGGAAATACTTTGCAAGAAATGGCCTCATGCAAT ATCCTGCCACCTGTATTGTGCTCACGGCTATACATTTCGAGAAGGCATCAAAAGGAAGACACATTGTCGCTTTACTGAAGGTAAATGGACGAAAAAGTTCGAACAATGTCAAC cattTATTGATTGTACGGTGATACTAGAAGAGCCAGGAACACTTTCTTGCACGACACACCATTTGAAACAAGGAACAACATGTACTATTTCATGCAACCGATCTAGCAAAGAAGAAAGcgtagaaaaacaaaaatatacttgtaCAAATGATGGAAGATTTTCTCCTAGCCTTCCACACTGTGCCAATCAAGAAG gCATCGATGTAGTGAAGCCACCGTCTGTTACGCAGCATCGAGATGTTATATATCCAGATAAATATCCAAGTTCTATAGAATCAGATTAtactaattag
- the LOC107444053 gene encoding evolutionarily conserved signaling intermediate in Toll pathway, mitochondrial encodes MKMLRHSLLQPRLMNISHYFFQEVYNIGKTHLSSPQCVSLLNKTKFLQVPSLHTSAKVHCKKHEMEVSQKDLASREHYFREIKSKDKETFLKVMKTFDTPDKLRRGHVEFIYAALKCMEVYGVNFDLESYKKLMDVFPKGKMLPRNLIQAEFFHYPRQQDCAIVLLDQMEYYGVCPDREMVEIVKNVFGKSSHVYKKLVRMMYWMPKLKNINPYLMPDPMPADPRELARLALKKMSVDIRTKITEYEAKEIEESNDKTWIMSAQSPVQQKLIQQHPVEKALFIEGPSLVWLKRLSMSYFVLRADPKFYPDLEVDDDDVTNLSLFMFGEPKPKELVLAPSSVHEQEDGIIMAMCCTGTSSKDSLLSWIRFLQKSNPKLDNIPVLFKIKSSPTTLVSVNAEKIGEEAKPVEEDARS; translated from the exons ATGAAGATGCTGCGACATTCTCTTCTGCAACCAAGATTGATGAATATATCTCACTACTTTTTTCAAGAAGTGTACAATATTGGAAAGACACATTTATCATCACCTCAATGTGTTAGTTTActaaataagacaaaatttctTCAAGTTCCATCATTACACACATCTGCAAAAGTGCATtgtaaaaaacatgaaatggaAGTATCCCAAAAAGATTTGGCCTCTAGAGAAcattattttagagaaattaaatcaaaagataaAGAAACGTTCTTAAAAGTCATGAAAACCTTCGATACTCCTGATAAACTTAGAAGAGGCCATGTTGAATTTATTTACGCTGCCTTGAAATGCATGGAAGTTTACGGAGTTAATTTTGATCTAGAATCATACAAAAAATTGATGGATGTGTTTCCAAAAGGAAAAATGCTTCCAAGAAATCTTATTCAAGCTGAGTTCTTTCATTATCCAAGACAACAAGATTGTGCCATTGTTCTTTTAGATCAAATGGAATattatg gtGTTTGCCCAGACAGAGAAATGGTTGAGATTGTTAAGAATGTGTTTGGAAAAAGCTCacatgtttacaaaaaattagttcGTATGATGTACTGGATgcctaaacttaaaaatattaatccataTTTGATGCCTGATCCAATGCCCGCTGATCCTCGAGAACTTGCCAGATTAGCTCTGAAAAAAATGTCTGTAGATATCCGAACAAAGATTACAGAATatgaa gcTAAGGAGATCGAAGAATCCAATGATAAAACATGGATTATGAGTGCTCAAAGTCCTGTACAACAGAAACTAATTCAGCAACATCCTGTAGAAAAAGCTCTTTTTATTGAAGGCCCGTCATTGGTTTGGTTGAAAAGATTATCAATGTCCTACTTTGTCTTGCGTGCCGATCCCAAATTCTATCCAGATTTAGAAGTTGATGATGATG atgttacaaatttgtctttatttatGTTTGGCGAACCTAAGCCTAAAGAATTGGTTTTAGCTCCCTCTTCTGTACATGAACAAGAAGACGGCATTATTATGGCAATGTGCTGTACAGGGACATCCAGTAAAGACTCCCTTTTATCATGGATTCGTTTTTTGCAAAAGTCAAATCCTAAGTTGGACAATATTCCTGTTCTTTTCAAGATAAAATCCTCACCCACAACACTGGTTTCCGTGAATGCAGAAAAAATTGGAGAAGAAGCTAAACCAGTTGAAGAAGATGCTAGGTCATAA